In one window of Bizionia sp. M204 DNA:
- a CDS encoding heavy-metal-associated domain-containing protein: protein MKTLKFKTNINCGGCVSKVTPFLNKQEGIESWEVDTANPDKILTIESDGATEEDVKATLQKVGFKAESVD, encoded by the coding sequence ATGAAAACTTTAAAATTTAAAACAAATATCAATTGTGGTGGTTGTGTATCAAAAGTAACCCCTTTTTTAAACAAACAAGAAGGTATAGAAAGTTGGGAAGTGGATACCGCTAATCCTGATAAAATCCTAACCATTGAAAGTGATGGTGCAACCGAAGAAGATGTAAAGGCTACCTTGCAAAAAGTTGGCTTTAAAGCTGAATCTGTAGATTAA
- a CDS encoding cation-translocating P-type ATPase, which translates to METINIFETKEKNHKQGIKESFPVTGMTCASCAASVESVLKHTDGVIDASVNFANSSVLVEYDKELSPNQLQNALRDVGYDIIIDAENPSEVQQELQQKNYQDIKNRTIWSAILTLPIFVLGMFFMQWEPGKWISLVLTFPILFWFGRSFFINAFKQAKHGKANMDTLVALSTGIAFLFSVFNTFFPEFWLSRGIEPHVYYEAATVIITFISLGKLLEEKAKTNTSSAIKKLMGLQPKTLKIIENGEEKEIPISSVQVGQTILVRPGEKIPVDGEVSKGSSYVDESMITGEPVPVEKIKDEKVFAGTVNQKGSFQFTAEKVGGETLLSQIIKMVQEAQGSKAPVQKLVDKIAGIFVPVVMGISIVTFIVWMSVGGDNGFSQALLTSVAVLVIACPCALGLATPTAIMVGIGKGAENNILIKDAESLELGYKVNAVILDKTGTITEGKPLVTDMLWKDKLENSNEYKKILLAIEAQSEHPLAGAVVNHLKDENIEKAEITSFESITGKGVKAQSENGSKYYVGNHKLMVEKNIQIDASLMQTAESLEEQAKTVIFFGNEKQVLAILAIADKIKETSKKAIATLQERGIEVYMLTGDNNKTASAVAKQVGITNYQGEVMPSEKAAFVEKLQAEGKIVAMIGDGINDSHALAQANVSIAMGKGSDIAIDVAKMTLITSDLQSIPKALELSKRTVLGIRQNLFWAFIYNLIGIPIAAGVLYPVNGFLLDPMIAGMAMAFSSVSVVLNSLRLKRVKL; encoded by the coding sequence CAAAGAGTTGAGTCCTAATCAACTTCAAAATGCACTTCGCGATGTTGGTTATGACATTATCATTGATGCGGAGAATCCTTCAGAAGTACAACAAGAACTACAGCAAAAAAATTATCAAGACATAAAAAACCGTACTATCTGGTCGGCCATACTTACCCTTCCCATTTTTGTATTAGGAATGTTTTTTATGCAATGGGAACCAGGTAAGTGGATTTCTTTGGTGTTGACTTTTCCAATTCTTTTTTGGTTCGGTCGTAGTTTTTTTATCAATGCTTTCAAGCAAGCCAAACACGGTAAGGCGAATATGGATACCTTGGTAGCTTTGAGCACAGGAATAGCTTTTCTGTTTAGTGTGTTCAACACTTTTTTTCCTGAATTTTGGTTGAGTCGTGGTATTGAGCCTCACGTGTATTACGAGGCAGCAACTGTAATTATAACCTTTATTTCCTTGGGGAAACTATTGGAGGAAAAGGCAAAGACAAATACATCTTCAGCCATTAAAAAGCTGATGGGATTACAGCCTAAAACGCTGAAAATTATTGAGAATGGTGAAGAAAAGGAAATTCCTATTTCGTCTGTGCAAGTAGGTCAGACCATTTTAGTGCGTCCGGGAGAAAAGATTCCTGTGGATGGAGAAGTATCTAAAGGAAGCTCGTATGTAGATGAAAGTATGATTACGGGAGAACCTGTTCCTGTTGAAAAAATAAAGGATGAAAAGGTATTTGCAGGCACGGTAAATCAAAAAGGGAGTTTTCAATTTACTGCCGAAAAAGTAGGTGGAGAAACCTTATTGTCCCAAATCATTAAAATGGTTCAGGAAGCCCAAGGAAGCAAAGCACCTGTTCAGAAACTGGTTGATAAGATTGCGGGCATATTTGTACCCGTAGTAATGGGAATTTCCATCGTCACCTTTATAGTATGGATGTCAGTTGGAGGCGATAATGGTTTTTCGCAAGCCTTATTGACTTCTGTAGCAGTGTTGGTTATTGCTTGTCCCTGTGCTTTAGGATTAGCAACCCCTACAGCTATTATGGTGGGTATCGGTAAAGGAGCAGAAAACAATATTCTTATAAAAGATGCCGAAAGTTTGGAACTCGGTTATAAAGTGAATGCAGTCATTCTTGATAAAACGGGTACGATTACAGAAGGAAAACCATTAGTAACTGATATGCTTTGGAAGGATAAACTTGAAAATAGCAATGAATACAAAAAAATTCTTTTGGCTATCGAAGCACAATCAGAACATCCCTTGGCAGGGGCTGTAGTCAACCACTTAAAGGATGAAAATATTGAAAAAGCTGAAATTACTTCCTTCGAAAGCATTACAGGAAAAGGCGTAAAAGCGCAATCAGAGAATGGTTCAAAATACTATGTTGGAAATCATAAGCTAATGGTTGAAAAGAATATTCAAATCGACGCTTCCCTAATGCAAACGGCAGAAAGTCTCGAAGAGCAGGCTAAAACGGTCATTTTCTTTGGCAATGAAAAACAAGTGCTGGCGATACTCGCCATTGCTGACAAGATTAAGGAAACTTCAAAAAAAGCCATAGCAACGCTTCAAGAAAGAGGCATTGAGGTCTATATGCTTACTGGAGATAACAATAAAACCGCATCTGCTGTCGCAAAACAAGTAGGAATAACAAATTACCAAGGAGAAGTGATGCCTTCGGAGAAAGCGGCTTTTGTTGAAAAACTACAAGCAGAAGGAAAGATAGTAGCGATGATTGGTGATGGCATAAACGATTCCCACGCTTTGGCGCAGGCCAATGTAAGTATTGCAATGGGTAAAGGTTCGGACATAGCAATAGACGTCGCAAAAATGACTTTGATAACGTCAGATTTGCAATCCATTCCAAAAGCATTGGAACTATCAAAAAGAACGGTGTTGGGTATCCGTCAGAATCTATTTTGGGCATTCATTTATAATCTCATTGGTATTCCTATTGCAGCAGGCGTTTTGTATCCCGTAAATGGATTTTTATTGGACCCAATGATTGCTGGAATGGCGATGGCTTTCAGTAGCGTATCTGTTGTCTTAAATAGCTTAAGACTTAAACGAGTAAAACTTTAA